DNA sequence from the Methanofollis formosanus genome:
CTGTCCCTCCCAGGCCCGGTCGCCGACGATGTCGCCTTCGTCGTGCGGATTCTGGCCGACAGCGAAGAGGTGAACCTGACCCCCAACTGCGGGGCCAAGTTGCTACTATCCCCTTGACCCGGATACGCACTCTTTTCTCCACCGGGCGCCGACTTTTTTCTGTGGGACCAGAATTCCTCAACAGACTTTTTTGTCGCTCCTCACCGAAGAGCATCACGCCGCCCCCGGCTCCCGGGCCGGCGATGTGGGAGGAGGTGCTCGCCCCGACCCGGGAGAAGAGCGGGACGTTGCTCTCCCCGGAAGAAGTAGAGACGATCTGTGCGGAGATGAAAGGTGCGGAGACGAAGCGTGACCTCCTTGCGGTCGTCGGCCGCGGGGTCTCCTTCTTCCAGGTCACCGACCTGCGGGCGATGATGGGGAACTTCAGGAGAAAGACCGAAGACCTCGAGCCAGGATACCGGCGCCGCCTCCTGCCGAAGGTGGAGGAACAGGTGATGGGGGCGTACCACGACCTCGCCCTCACCTGCCGGGGCGAGAAGAACCTTGAAGATGGCCCGGTGGACGCCTCCCTCCCTGCCTACGCGGAGATGGTCGCGGAGGCCTGCCGGGCCAGGGTGGCGGCCGGGAAAGAGCCCGACCTCCTCTTCCTCAAGTATCTCCTTGCGGCCTACACCATGTACGTCCGCGGCCGCCCCGCCCACCCGGTCGGGACGCCGTTCCCCGGCGGGCTTGAAGTCTACGCCGAGGGCGAGGTATATTATTGTCCGGTCAGGGAGAAGGAAGGTGATGTCCCCTTCTCCCTCTGCCCGTACTGCCCGGCGCGGCAGGACACCGGCGTCTGTTCCCTCCACCGCCGGGACGAGATGGAGAGGATCGAAAAATTAGGGGTCATCGAAAAGTCACGCCGGCACTACCACGGATGAGAAAGAACCTGATCCGGCAGAGGTGGCGAACCGCCCGTCGGTGACCGGGGCGAGGGGCGAACGGGCCCTGACATAGGCCTCCACCGCCTCGATGACCTTGATCCCGGTCCTGAGTTTTCGTTCCTCCGGTATATCGGCGAAGAGGGCATACCCGTCCCCTCCTCCCGCAATATACTCGTTGACCAGGACGGTGTACACGCCTTCGTCCGCGACCGGCACCCATGCCCCGTCTTTCCAGACCAGCACCGATTGCACCCGTGAGCCTTCGCACCGCACTTCCTGGACCGCTTTTTTATCATAGACCGCGGCATAGGCAGGCATCGCAGGGTCAATCACCACCCGCACCCCGCCGACCTGGAGGAACCCCGACTCCTGAATGCCCTCGAAGTCGGGGCCAAGGGCCGATGCGCTCATCTCAAACATCCGGCGCACCTCGGTCCCGTTCATGCTGACGACCACGACCTCGTTGCCGAACGGAAAGATCTCGGCGAGCATCCCCCGCGTGATCGGGCCTGCCGGGAAGACGCGGTCGCCCCTGATCCCCCCGCTGTTGACAACGGCGACCTCGGCCTTGTCGAACCATGCCAGCCAGGCATCGGCGACCAGGTCGCCGAGCGGCATCTCCCGCGTGCGCAGGTGCGCCTTCACGGCGTCGATCGGCACCGTGCTCTCGCCGATCGCCTCCTGCTCCTGCTTTTCCATCGCCTCCCTGAAGGGCGCGAGATACTCCCTGACCGCCGGGTCGGACCCGACCGATTCGTCCATCGGCACCGTCTCCCACTGCCAGTCCTCGATCCCGTCGTCGGTTATCGTGCACCTCAGGACACCGAGACACTCGCCCTGACTGCCGTCATGGACGATGAGCGTCGTCCACCCGTCCGGGCCGTCGACGCTCTCGCAGACATAGGTGTGGTCATGCCCGCCGACGATGAGATCGATCCCCTCGACCTGCCGTGCAAGGTCTTCGTCGCAGGCCGCGCCCATATGCGAGAGAGTGACGACGATATCGGCGCCTTCGTCCCTGAGGACCTTCACCTCGTCTCTGGCCGTGCCCACATAGTCGGGGTCGACCGCGACGTTCGGGCCGGGGTTGGTGATGAGAGCGAGGTCGGGGGTGATCAGGCCGAAGAGCCCGACCCTGATCCCGTCGACCTCGACGATTGTAGAGGGCCTGATGACCGCGGCGAGGTCGGCGTCGCCGATCTCGAGGTTGGCCGAGAGGAGCGGGAACCCGGCATGGCGGGTGGCATTCAGATAATGTGCCACCCCATAGTCGAACTCGTGGTTGCCCGGGCAGGCCGCGGTATACCCGGCAAGGCTCATGGCCTTCAGTTCTGGTTCGCCGCCATAGGTGGCGTACAGCGGACCGGTCAGGTCGTCTCCGGCCGAGAGCAGCATCCATCCGTCGACATCTGCTGCGATCGCATCTTTCGCGCTCGCGATCCGCTCGATGCCCCCGACGCTCGCGCCGGTGTCGTTTGCGTAGGGGAAGATGTGGCCGTGGAGGTCGGCCGTCGTCATGATGGCGATCTCTCGTGGACCTTCATGGGAGAGGAGCGACGCCGCACCATAGACCGAGAGCGTGAGGAGGCCAACAGCGAGGAGGAGCAGTACGGCCTTCATGCTGGGAGAGAGAGCGGACGGTATTTTCACCCTCTACAGTGGGGGAGGCCGGAAAATAATAGTTGGTCTTTTCTCCGGCAGGTGCCGGAGTATTATTCAGGGAGACCGTCGGAGGCCGGGCGCATCATCGGCCGGACGTTCGCCCCTTCAAGGTCGCCGATGGCGAAGGAGAACCGCGCCCTGATCGAGGAGGGGAGGTCGGATTCGGGGATGGAGACAAAACCATAGTCCCCGTAAAATTCGACAAGCTGGAGGGTCGAGTGCATGTACAGGTCTTCTCCGCCGCAGGCACCGACCAGCGCTTCGGTGACCTTCCTGGCATACCCCCGGCCTCGCATCTCCATGGGGGTGAAGACGCCGTCCACCTCCAGACCGTCGGGGTGGCGGCGGCACCTGGCCACTGTCGCGAGCGTCCCCTCCACAAAGAGCCCGAAGATCCGGTCGGTCGCCGGGTCGGCCGTCTGCCCGTGGTACCCGGTCCAGATATCCTCGGCGAGTGGGAATTCCTCGGGCGCAAGTTCACGTACCTCCTCGTGGAGGTCGGAGGGCCGGGCAAGGACCAGGACCGAGCACGGCGCCTTCCTGGCGACGGCCAGGGCGGTGCTCCCGATCCGGATGTTCCTGATATAGTCGGTCCTGCCAAGACGAGGGATGACGATCAGCCCGGCCCCTGCGTCCCTGGCCGTCCTGACGATCTCGTCGGAGGGCCGGCCGGTCCTGAGAAGGGTCCGCACCTCGATTCCGCAGGACTCCTGGTGACTCTTCAACCTCGCGAGTTCCTCCTCGGCGGCCTGCTCTTCCTCCACGCTATGACCACTCGTGAGCACATGGAGGAGCACCACCTCATCGGCCCCGAGGGCGGGAAGGAGTGCCGCCGCCTCTCGTGACGGGCGGCCGAAGGCCACCGGGCAGAGGACCGGAGTGTTTCCCGGACGCTGTCTTTCGGCGCCGTCCCTGGCGATCACCACATGGACCCCTGCCTCCTCCAGCACCCTGGTCGAGACACTCCCGAGAAGAAGCGTGCCGATGAGTCCGTATCCCTGGGCGCCGACGACGACCGCCGTCGCCTCCTCCTCCCTGGCCGCGGTCAGGACCGCAGTGGCGACCACCCCGTCCCCGGAACGGACAATGCGGTACCCGACTTCCTTCACTCCGGTCCTCCGGTACGCTTCGGCACACTTTGAGAGCGCCCGTTCCGCCGCTTCCTCGGGCGACTGCAACGACTGACCTGCGAACCACGGTCGCCCTTCCTCCCCGGGCCCGAGAACATGGAGCAGCGTCACCCGCCCGAGGCGCGGCAGGAGAGGCACCACCGCTCCCGCCTCCTCTGCGTTCTGAGAAAAATCTGTTGCAAAGACCACCCGATCAAAGAGCCAGGAAACCATAATCCCTCGATACCGGGTGGGGGCCTCTCCGGCTAAATACCCTCTGGTCTGATCCGGCGCAAATCTTTTCATGCCTGCCCGGTACGGGTGTGCCCATGCAGAGAACAATGAGCCGTACCGGACGTACCTTTCTTGAAGAGACGAAGTTTGTGTACCTCGCACCGTCAGACCAGGTGCTCGGCAGGCCGCAACCGCCGCTCGAGCGCCCGCATGCCGGGCCGGTGACATCGCTCCCGCCTCCAGAAGATGCCGACCTCAGGCCGGTCGACCTGGTCGAGGCGATCGCCCGAAGACGGAGCGTTCGCACCTATGCTCCGGAACCCCTGCCGCTTGCCACCCTCTCGTACCTTCTCTGGTGCTCGCAGGGTGTGACCTCGGTCTACAGAGACGCCTGGACCTTCAGGACCGTGCCGTCGGCCGGGGCACGCCACGCTCTGGAGACTTATCTCCTCATAAATCAGGTGGAAGGGCTTGCACCGGGGCTGTACCATTATGCAGCCCTCTCACATGGTCTCTCAGAGATCGAAGCCCCTGAGGACGCTGCCGAAGCCGTCGAGGAGGCGCTGATCAGCCAGCCGATGGTCGGCAACGCCGCCGTCGTCTTCCTCTGGGCGGCCGACATCTCCCGGATGACCTGGCGGTACGGCGAGCGGGGCTACCGGTACATCTTCATGGACGCCGGGCATGCCTGCCAGAACCTCTATCTTGGTGCCGAAGCCGTCGGGTGCGGGGTCTGTGCCATGGCCGCCTTCGACGACGACGCCCTCAATGCTCTCCTCGGCCTCGACGGTGAGAGGCTCTTCGCCATCTACGCCGCCGCGGTAGGGCAGAAGGGGTAATACTCATACTGTTTTTATTCTGACCGAGTAGCACAAAGTTTCTAACCCGTGATGTCATAGCTGAATCACGTACATCTGGACTGATACGCATGCGGAAAGTGTTGATCCTGTTCCTATGCATCTGCCTCACCGGCCTCCCCTGCCTGACCGGTGCCGCCGATGTCGAGCGCACCCTCAGCACCCCGGCACCCGAGGCCGGGAGTGTGGTGGATGTCACCCTGTCGATTGAGGAGATCGCCGCCGGAGGGGTGGTCGAGCACCTGCCACCCGGTTTCGCCTTTGCAGGGAGCAGTCTCCCGGCCGACCGGGTGGCGGCCGATGAGGACAGAATCTGTTTTGCCCTGCTCAACGAGACCTCGGTATCCTACCAGATCGTCGCTCCCGAAAAGGGAAGCGGCGAGATCACGGGAGAATGGTATGACTTCGTCAACCGGCTCAACGGCACCATCCAGCCCTCGCGCATCGGTGTCGACGGGGCGGGGGCCACCGAGACCGCAGGTTCGCCAGGCCCGGCCCCGGCTCTCCTCATCGCCGTGCTTGCCGGCCTTATCATCGCAAGGGGGCGGCGTCAGTGAGAGCAGGGACCTTCACTCTTCTTCTCGTTCTCCTCCTCCTCACCACCGCGCCGGCGGCCGCCCTCCAGGCCCCGACCGACACGGTCTCTGAAGATGAGTTTGTCAGGATGGTCCTCTCCTTCCTCACCGGTGGAGAGGACGCCCCTGACCTGGCGACCGTAGAGGGGGCCGCGTCCCACCTCGCCATCCCGTCGAAACAATCGCGGACCGTCACCGACCTCTCCGGCCGGCAGATCACCCTCGACGGGCCGGTGAAGCGGGTCGTCGTCTTCAACGGGGAGACCCTGGAGACGATGCGGACCCTTGGCGTGGATCCCTCCCTGGTCGTCGGGGTGGACAAGTACTCCGTAGAGCGGGAGTCCTTCTTCCCCGAGTACCGGGGGACCCCGGTGGTCGGGAGTATCTGGTCCCCCGACTACGAGCAGGTGATCACCCTTCAGCCCGACACCGTCTTCCTGTACGCCACCACCAGCAAGGAGTCCTGCGACGAGATCCAGCGAAAACTCGAGGACTCGATCCCTGGCGTGAAGGTCTTCAGGTTCGACTGCTTCACCCCTGAGACCTATGCCGACGAGGTTCTGGCACTCGGCACGATCTTTGGCAAGGAGACCAGGGCCGAACGCTTCGCCACCTTTTATACCGGTGCCCTCGAGAACCTCTCGGCCGCCAACGCCGGTGCCCCTGAGGGCGAGCGTCCCACGGTCTATCTGGAGAACTGGAAGGACTACAAAACCGGATCGGCCGGGTCAGGATATGAGAAGAAGATCACCCTGGCAGGCGGGAAGAACATCTTCTCAGATCTCCCGACCGACTACCCTGAGGTCGACCCCGAAGCGGTCATCGCCGCCGATCCTGACGTGATCGTCAAACTCATCGGCGAAGGCGCCTACCCATACGGCGGGTATGCGGACACCGAGAACGAGAAGGTCGCCGAAGTCTACGACTCCCTCGCCGCGCGGCCGGGGTGGCAGAGCCTCACCGCCGTGAAGGGCGACCGTCTCCACCTCCTCCACAACAACATCTTCGGCGGCCCGCAGCACTTCATCGGGATGACCTACCTTGCCGAGTGGTACTATCCTGATCTTGCCTCGACCCTCGACCCACAGTCCCTCCACCGCACCTACTTGAAGGAGTTCCAGCACCTGGACATCGATCCAGCCGACAGGATCTTTGTCTACCCCTGATCCCCCATGACACCAGACGCACTCAGGGAAGAAATAGCGGCCGCCCGGCGTAAAAGGGCGGTCTTCTTTCTCTCCTCCATTCTGGCTCTGTTCGCCCTGATCGGTGTGGCCGTCACCCTCGGGAGCGCTGGGTTCTCGGTCGCCGAGGCCTATCGCGCCGTCCTCGCCGGACTCTTTCCTGACTTTTTTGAGTCATCAGATCTGGCGAAGACGATCGTCTGGGACTTCCGCCTCCACCGCGTGCTCTTCGCCGTCGCCGCCGGGTTCGGACTCGCGGTGGCGGGAGTGGTGATGCAGGGGATCCTCAGGAACCCGCTGGCAAGTCCGTTCACCCTGGGCATCGCCTCGGCCGCCTCGACCGGCGCTTCGGTGGCGATCGTCCTCGGCGCCGGTTTTGTCGGCGGAAGTTATCTCATCGTCGGGAACGCCTTCCTCTTCGCGCTCCTCGCGGCCTTCATCATCTATGCGATGGCGAGGTACCGGGGAATGGGGGCCACCTCGATGATCCTTGCCGGTATCGCTCTGATGTACCTCTTCTCGGCGGTCACCTCGCTGCTGCAGTACCTGGGAACAGCCGACGAACTCCAGGAGGTCGTCTTCTGGATGTTCGGGTCTCTGGATCGGTCGTCCTGGCCGAAACTCGGGATCGTCACCGCTCTCCTCCTGGTCTGCATGCCCTACCTCGTCTACCGCGCCTGGGACCTCAACGCCCTGGCCGAGGGCGACGAGATCGCCGAGAGCCTCGGCGTCCCGGTCAACCGCTCGATGACCATCTTCATGTTCATCGCCTCGCTTCTCACCGCGGCGGTGATCTGTTTCACCGGGACGATCGGGTTCATCGGCCTCGTCGCCCCACACATCACCAGGATGGTGGTGGGCACCGACCACCGGTTCCTCCTCCCGGCCTCCGGACTGGTGGGGGCGCTCCTCCTCCTCGGGGCCGACAGCCTGGCCAGGACCCTCCTCGCCCCGACAGTCCTGCCGGTCGGGATCATGACCGCTTTCCTGGGTGTCCCGTTCTTCATCTATCTCTTCATGCGCAGGAGGGACGCCGGGTGGTGAGGCTTGAGGTGGAAGGCCTCTCCTTCTCGTACCGCGACCGACCGGTCCTCGAAGGGGTCGGGTTTGCTGCGGAGAGCCCGGGAGTGGTCGGACTCGTCGGCCCGAACGGGTCGGGCAAGACGACGCTGATCAAGTGCATCGACGGGATACTCAGACCAGAGGGAACGGCCCTCCTTGACGGAGCGACTGTAGCCTCTCTTCCCAGGCCCGAGGTCGCCAGACGGGTCGCTTATGTCCCGCAGGGGATCACGAACCACTCGCACGCCACCGTCTACGAGACCGTCCTGATGGGGCGCCGCCCGCACCTCTCCTGGCGGGTGAGCGAGGAGGACGAGGAGGCAGTGGTGAGGGCAATGGAGGCGTTGAAGGTGGAAGCGTTCGCCTTCAGACGGCTCCGCGACCTCTCCGGCGGGGAGCGGCAGCGGGTGATGGTCGCGCGGGCCCTGGCCCAGGGTTCGCCGCTCATGCTCCTTGACGAACCGACGAGCGCCCTTGACCTCAGAAACGGGATGGAGGTGATGGAGACGGTCGGCAGGCTTGCCCATGAGGGCGACGGGCGCCTGGTGGTGATGGCCATCCACGACCTCACCCTCGCCGCCCGTTCGTGCACGATGCTCGTCGTTCTGAAGCACGGCCGGGTCCATGCCAGCGGCCCACCGGCCGAGGTGCTCACCCCCGACCTCATCGCCGAGGTCTATGGGGTCGAGGCGGCGGTCGAGGAGCGCGACGGGGTGCCCTATATCTTCCCGCTCAGGCCGCGGCCTGACCTTTGAGAGAAAGACGGAGGATCTGCGCGCCCCCTCACCCTGGCGGTGCGGGAACCCGTGCCCTGCCATGGCATGCCATGGGGCGCTCGGTACCCGGCAAGGGAGGAGCAGAGAGGTCGGGGATGACATCCCTTTGAAGGTATAATTTGCATTCTATTTTTTGAATCGCAGTCATAATCTCCGGAACATCCCCGAAAAAACACATCAGCCCCAATATTTGATGAGATCCCCGATCCAGACCCGCATAACTGAAAGAAATCGAATTCTATTTCCTGCATCGGCGCCAACCGCACACTCTGGTATATCATTCCCATGGATGACTGCCAGGAGCTTTCAAGCATATGCAGCGTTCGTTCCATCAAATACATGACGACAGATGCATCTTTGCCTTCGGCCCCTCCAACAACACGGTGGAGACGGTCGGACCGGGAAGCATCGTACGATTCAAAACTCTGGACTGTTTTTCCAACCAGATCACCGCAGAAGACCAGTTCGTGACCGGGATCGACTTCTCACGCGTCAACCCGGCAACCGGCCCGGTGGCTATCGAAGGCGCCGTACGGGGCGACGCCCTCAGGGTGAAGATCCTCGATATCGCCCCCGGGGCCTTCGGGACCATCGTCACCGTCCCTGACGCCGGCGTCCTCGGCGCCC
Encoded proteins:
- a CDS encoding DUF2115 domain-containing protein, whose amino-acid sequence is MLAPTREKSGTLLSPEEVETICAEMKGAETKRDLLAVVGRGVSFFQVTDLRAMMGNFRRKTEDLEPGYRRRLLPKVEEQVMGAYHDLALTCRGEKNLEDGPVDASLPAYAEMVAEACRARVAAGKEPDLLFLKYLLAAYTMYVRGRPAHPVGTPFPGGLEVYAEGEVYYCPVREKEGDVPFSLCPYCPARQDTGVCSLHRRDEMERIEKLGVIEKSRRHYHG
- a CDS encoding bifunctional metallophosphatase/5'-nucleotidase, giving the protein MKAVLLLLAVGLLTLSVYGAASLLSHEGPREIAIMTTADLHGHIFPYANDTGASVGGIERIASAKDAIAADVDGWMLLSAGDDLTGPLYATYGGEPELKAMSLAGYTAACPGNHEFDYGVAHYLNATRHAGFPLLSANLEIGDADLAAVIRPSTIVEVDGIRVGLFGLITPDLALITNPGPNVAVDPDYVGTARDEVKVLRDEGADIVVTLSHMGAACDEDLARQVEGIDLIVGGHDHTYVCESVDGPDGWTTLIVHDGSQGECLGVLRCTITDDGIEDWQWETVPMDESVGSDPAVREYLAPFREAMEKQEQEAIGESTVPIDAVKAHLRTREMPLGDLVADAWLAWFDKAEVAVVNSGGIRGDRVFPAGPITRGMLAEIFPFGNEVVVVSMNGTEVRRMFEMSASALGPDFEGIQESGFLQVGGVRVVIDPAMPAYAAVYDKKAVQEVRCEGSRVQSVLVWKDGAWVPVADEGVYTVLVNEYIAGGGDGYALFADIPEERKLRTGIKVIEAVEAYVRARSPLAPVTDGRFATSAGSGSFSSVVVPA
- a CDS encoding universal stress protein; translated protein: MVSWLFDRVVFATDFSQNAEEAGAVVPLLPRLGRVTLLHVLGPGEEGRPWFAGQSLQSPEEAAERALSKCAEAYRRTGVKEVGYRIVRSGDGVVATAVLTAAREEEATAVVVGAQGYGLIGTLLLGSVSTRVLEEAGVHVVIARDGAERQRPGNTPVLCPVAFGRPSREAAALLPALGADEVVLLHVLTSGHSVEEEQAAEEELARLKSHQESCGIEVRTLLRTGRPSDEIVRTARDAGAGLIVIPRLGRTDYIRNIRIGSTALAVARKAPCSVLVLARPSDLHEEVRELAPEEFPLAEDIWTGYHGQTADPATDRIFGLFVEGTLATVARCRRHPDGLEVDGVFTPMEMRGRGYARKVTEALVGACGGEDLYMHSTLQLVEFYGDYGFVSIPESDLPSSIRARFSFAIGDLEGANVRPMMRPASDGLPE
- a CDS encoding SagB/ThcOx family dehydrogenase — its product is MQRTMSRTGRTFLEETKFVYLAPSDQVLGRPQPPLERPHAGPVTSLPPPEDADLRPVDLVEAIARRRSVRTYAPEPLPLATLSYLLWCSQGVTSVYRDAWTFRTVPSAGARHALETYLLINQVEGLAPGLYHYAALSHGLSEIEAPEDAAEAVEEALISQPMVGNAAVVFLWAADISRMTWRYGERGYRYIFMDAGHACQNLYLGAEAVGCGVCAMAAFDDDALNALLGLDGERLFAIYAAAVGQKG
- a CDS encoding ABC transporter substrate-binding protein; its protein translation is MRAGTFTLLLVLLLLTTAPAAALQAPTDTVSEDEFVRMVLSFLTGGEDAPDLATVEGAASHLAIPSKQSRTVTDLSGRQITLDGPVKRVVVFNGETLETMRTLGVDPSLVVGVDKYSVERESFFPEYRGTPVVGSIWSPDYEQVITLQPDTVFLYATTSKESCDEIQRKLEDSIPGVKVFRFDCFTPETYADEVLALGTIFGKETRAERFATFYTGALENLSAANAGAPEGERPTVYLENWKDYKTGSAGSGYEKKITLAGGKNIFSDLPTDYPEVDPEAVIAADPDVIVKLIGEGAYPYGGYADTENEKVAEVYDSLAARPGWQSLTAVKGDRLHLLHNNIFGGPQHFIGMTYLAEWYYPDLASTLDPQSLHRTYLKEFQHLDIDPADRIFVYP
- a CDS encoding FecCD family ABC transporter permease, whose protein sequence is MTPDALREEIAAARRKRAVFFLSSILALFALIGVAVTLGSAGFSVAEAYRAVLAGLFPDFFESSDLAKTIVWDFRLHRVLFAVAAGFGLAVAGVVMQGILRNPLASPFTLGIASAASTGASVAIVLGAGFVGGSYLIVGNAFLFALLAAFIIYAMARYRGMGATSMILAGIALMYLFSAVTSLLQYLGTADELQEVVFWMFGSLDRSSWPKLGIVTALLLVCMPYLVYRAWDLNALAEGDEIAESLGVPVNRSMTIFMFIASLLTAAVICFTGTIGFIGLVAPHITRMVVGTDHRFLLPASGLVGALLLLGADSLARTLLAPTVLPVGIMTAFLGVPFFIYLFMRRRDAGW
- a CDS encoding ABC transporter ATP-binding protein — protein: MVRLEVEGLSFSYRDRPVLEGVGFAAESPGVVGLVGPNGSGKTTLIKCIDGILRPEGTALLDGATVASLPRPEVARRVAYVPQGITNHSHATVYETVLMGRRPHLSWRVSEEDEEAVVRAMEALKVEAFAFRRLRDLSGGERQRVMVARALAQGSPLMLLDEPTSALDLRNGMEVMETVGRLAHEGDGRLVVMAIHDLTLAARSCTMLVVLKHGRVHASGPPAEVLTPDLIAEVYGVEAAVEERDGVPYIFPLRPRPDL